The Opitutaceae bacterium nucleotide sequence CCGGCTCATTGCGGTCGAGAAAGTCGCCGAACCGGGTGATCGCTTCCTGAAAACCGGCCCCGTTGAGTGAAGCATCGAAAGTGAGGCGGCCCTCGTCCACCAGGGCGTTACCCGTTAGGGTCCCCCCGGCATAGCCAGCCCGGATCGAGGGGAGTTCGACCCTCTTGTTCAGGATGCGGACATTTTCGGCCCGGAGGCTGTCGAGCGGGAATTCCTCGTAGACGAAGGAATGCTCGGTCTCGATATCCAGGTCGATGTCGGTATTCCAGACCTCGCCCGTCCGGAGGATGGATCCGCGAAAATCCACTTCAGGTGGAATCTCGTATCCATAGGGAGCGAGCATCTCGATTCCGCCTGGGCCGAAGATGGCCGCGGCTTTCTTCAGGTCGATGGTGGAGTGGGCGGTAAAGTGCTGTTCGATCGGGAGTCGTTGACCCGCTTCGTAGAGGAGTTGGAACTCCCCTTCGATCCGGCCTTCGGGCCTTTGACCGATGGCGTCGAAGATATCGAAATAGTGGGGGCGGATGAAAATCTTCGTCCGCAGATGATCGAAGCGGGTGCTCTTCAGGGCCAGATCGTCCGCGGCCACCTCGCCGGTGACGAGGGTCTGCCGGATCCCGAACCAATTGCCATGGATGCTCAGGTCGCAGACGCCACCCTGGGCCGGCACCTCAAAGTCTTTCCAGAAGGCTTCCCACCAAGGTCCGAACCAGCCAGAAATCGCAATGGGGCGCATGGAACCGCGAATGAGGAAACGGTAATCACGGGTGGCAAAGGTGTCGGAGTAGCTCATGGACGCACGGGTTTGTCCCTGTCGGATCTCGATCGAATCGACATTGACACCGGTCGGGGTCACTCGGCCGCGGGCGTAGGCCGTGTCAAGAAGAACTCCCCGGGCCAACAGGTCGGCTGCCATGACTTCAAAGCGGGCCTCCGTCCACTTCCAGCCCGGCCCGAGGTCGACCCCGGCGCGGTAGACAGGCCTCCCGGAAAGATCGGCGTAGTAGGTGATGTCGGAACCGATGACCGCGCTTCCGAGATGGAGCCAGTCCGCCCCGGCACGCCCGGAAATCGCGAGGGTCGCCCGGCCCTGGGCGAGATCCACCCATCCGTTGAGGTCGACGGCTTCCTGTCCGAGACGGGTCGAGCCGTAGAAGGCGATGGGGCTGCCTGGAACGGGCTGGGTCGAGAGGATGGTGTCATGGAGGGTCGCCCCGTGGCCGCTGACCCGGCCGAGCGTGATTTCCAGCTGCGAAGGATAAGGCTTCCCGCGAGTGGGCAGGCCATCCCAGACCGCGTGGAACGAGGCGGAATCAGCCTGGGCCAGTCCTGGCTTCTCCGCCTGGTCGACGGTCCCCTCGGCCCGAATGGACCGGATGATTCCCCGGTGGGTGGTCAGGCCGATCGAGGCCTTGAGTTTCCGGAGCGCGATTCCGTCGGGGGTGCGGTAGCCGTCGGCCATCAGATCGACCAAGGCTTCGTAGCCCTCCTCGCGATTGGGGGCGAAATGAATCCGGATGGTCGGGTTCTCGAATTCCGTAATCATATCCTGGATACGAAGTATCCCGGGGATCTGCCCGATGAGCTGGGCGATGACGGTCCCTAGACCCGGGCGGGGACCGGCGGCGGGCCTGGATTCGGGCAGCTGGAGGGAGCCGGTGGCGTAGGCCCGGACCTGGCCGGCGTTGAAGCTGAGCTGGTCGATGACGACCCCGCCGCCGGCCAGCCGGGCGGAGCCGGAGAGGTTGCTGAGGACCTCGCCGGCCCGGCCCGAGGGGGACAGAACGGAGGGTGCGAGAAGCCGACCGTTGGAGATCTTGATGTCCGAGGCTTGGATGCGGCCGAAGAGCAGGGAGTAGAGGTCAATCCGGACAAGGGCCTGATCGATCAGGGCGAGCGGTTCCTCGTATGAGCTGGAGAAGAGCTGGATACCCTTCAGAAGGATCCGTCCTCCGGAATCGAACTCGACCGTCTCGATGCGCTGGCCGAGACCCTCGGCGGCGAGGTTGGCCTCGAGCGCCATGATGACAAACCGGGGGACAGGGACGGAACTGGAGAATATCGTGAACAGGAGCGATCCGGCGGCGACCAGAAGGATGCCGTTGACCAGGTAGGCAACGAGGAAACCGCAGTGGGATAGGGTGCGACCGCAAGTCCACCAGAAAACGTGCTTTCCGGGTCGCTTCTCCTGTGGCATGAAGGGAACCTCTTGTCCGCTGCGCCTGCGGGGCCTCAGGAATTCCCCTCGGTCGGATCGTCCGGCAGCGGTGTTTCCATCGATTGGTCCGGCGGGGTCGCATCCGGGACTGCGGTGTCCCCGGCCTCCCGGTCCGGTGCGGTCGGCGCCGCGACCGGGGATCCTTCAACTGGTTCAGCCGGTTTCCCATCGGCTGGCGGCGGTTCGGTCTCCGGAGGTTCACCGGGATCGTGGCGGTCGAAGACGAGAACGCCGAAGGCGTCGGCAAATCCCTGCTCGGCTTCAAAGAGAAGCCCGAGGTCGGGTGCTCCGGCCAGGAGGGTGGATCCACCGCTGACTTCGGCGAGATAGAGGCGGTAGGGGGTGGAGGACCCGGCGGACCCGCCGGCCAGGACGATGGTTGCCTCGAGCAGGTAGGTCCACGGGCGTTGCTCTCCGCCGATCAGGACGTAGGGCGTGAATTCGCTGGCCACGAAGACCTTCGAGCGGAGATTGCGCAGACTCATGACGAGGGCTTCGGCGGCAGAGCGGGTCTCCTGCGGCAGGGTGGCCAGGCTGGCCGCCCAGCTGGCCTCCGGGGAGGTTAGGGCGGCGGCAAAGGCGACGTCATTGGTCCCGAAGCGGCTGATCTTCAAGGCAGTGATCCGGGCACCTTCCGGAAGATTGAGGAGGGATCGGTCGCGGTAGCTGACCGGTCGACTTCTGAGGTCGCGCAGGATATCGCTGCGGATCAGGTAGACAAAGGGGGCGCCTTCCTTCTTGGCGTAGAGGTGGTCGGTGTCGGTTCCCTCAAAGGCGCCCAGCAGGAGGGCCTCGGTAATGGATTCCGGGGCGGGTGCCCCCGCTGTTTCCTTACCGGAAGACCGGGCCGGTCGCGCCCGGACTTCGACCGTCCAGAGGGGGACCGACAATCCAAACCGTTCAAGGTCGGCGGCCGAGGGGGCGTCGCTGACAAAGCCGGATTCGGGTATGGCCTGAACCCAGAGAAGGGAGTCAACGAGTCGCTGGATGGTTTCCTGATCACCCGGAAGCGTCCGGAGGATCTGGTCGGTTCCCCGTGAAACGACCTGCCAGACACCATTCTCAAGTTTTTGCAGGGTGACCGGCTCGTCGCTTCCGCGAGTGATGACAATCGATTGCAGGCGATCGGCCTCGAGGGATAGCAGTCGGCGCTCGCGCAGGGCCACCTGGGCGGTTCGCAGAGTATTCAGGAACGGAATCTCAACGGTGAAGACCGTCGGATTATCCTCCTTCTTGGCGTAGAATTCATCGACTCCTCCATCCGGAACCGGATTGCCGACAAGAACGGATTGGCGGGTAGTGCCGCCTTCCACGGTCAGACGCAGGTCGGGATTGACGAGACCGAGGAGATTGAGGTCTCCGCTTCCTTCTCCAACGAAGGATTTGACCTTCAGATCGACAATCTGTCCGAGAGTGGTCTCGACGGCCGCCCGGTCGGCCCGGGCCAGGATCGGAGTCTCGAAGATCCAGGCATCCGCGCGCCGGGTCAGACGGATCCGGAGGTTGCCGGCCGAGCGGATCTGCAGGTTCCACGATTGAATCTCGAAGACCGGGGTGGAGAAGACGGCGTTGCTGCGAAGGTTTTCGAAGCTGATGCTCAGGCTGTCGAGGAGGGATCGGTTGACGACGTGGATCCGTTCTCCATCGGGCGCGAGCATGTAGAGGCGGTTGCCGATATCGGTGACCCTTCCGACCTTGAGGTCCCGGGTCTGTCCGGCCGCCGTACGGTAGGTCAGGATGATTTCCGGAGGATCAAGCCCGAAATCGGCGAGGCTCTGTCCGCTGCTCCGGATATCGGCCACGGGAAAGCTGGTCTCCCGTTCGAGGAACTGAAGCTGGCTGAGGATGCGGTTGATGGCGAAGGGGTTGGCCGGCCAATGGACCGGGCGGGTCAGTTCCCAGGAACCGTTGACTTTCTCCAGTTCGGGACCGCTCCCTCCATTCGGGGTGGTGATGCGCAGGTAACCGATTTCGGCGGCCTCGGCCCCGAGGATCTGGAGGCGATTCTCGTCGAAGCGTCGCTCCGCATCCCACTCCGGCTCGATATAGACAATGAAAAGGCCGAGGGTGGCCACGAGGAGGAGCAGAAAGAGTGTGATCTTTGTGCGCATGGGAATCAGTTGCGGCGCCGCAGCAGGACAATGACACCGAAGAGAGCAACGAGAAGCGGAGGGGCCAGTTGAATCCCGAGTCGGGTGTAGGTCAATTGCTGCTGGCTGATCATCAGCTGCAGCTTCTCGGTATTGCGAATCGGTATGTTGAGCAGTTCCTCCCGTCCAAGTGCCCAGGTGATGGTGTTGAGGACCAGAGTGAGGTTGCCGAATGAGCCGATGCGATTGTTGGAAAGCAGGTCGGCGGTGCCCAGAACGATGAGACGGCCTCCGGGCAGACTGATGCCGAGACGGGAATCCACCCTTCGTTCGGCGACCGCGCCAAGCTTGATCGGTCCCCGCAGGTCGACGTTCGGGTCGAAGGCAATCGTGTTCTGGCCGAAATAATTGCGTTCTCCCCAGGAGGCGTCCGAGGTGGCGAGCAGCTCGGTCACGGTCAGGGAGTCGTCGAGCGGCCGTCCGGGGTCGGCTCGAACCGAACGGGCCGGGCCGGAAAGGACGGGGATCTTGTTTTCAACCAGAACCTGGGTGGCCGGATGCTCGGCCAGCCGTCGGACGAGGAGATCGCCTCCTTCGACGCGGTAATTGGGATCCGCTTCGATGACGAGGACGTCGTCGGCCAGTATGCCCCATTCAAAGAAGAGATCATCGAGCCCGTGGGGCTTGCCCGGATCGAGAATCACGAAGACCCGTCCGGCTCCGGCCGAGAGATACTGGCGGAGGGCCTGTTGTTCCACCGGCTGGAGGGCGGTCTGGGGTGAGACAATGCAGACAAGGGCGGCGTCCTCGGGCACCTGGCGGCTGGTGGCCAGTTCGATCTCGCGCATCTCGTAGTTGCGGACCCGGAGAGCGGCCTCGAGCTGGGACATGCCCCGCAGGGGGGAGACATCGTTCAGGCGCATCTCTCCGTGGCCGGTCAGGAAGTAGAGGATGGGTCGTTGATTACTGGATACGTCAAGAATGGCCGCCATGAAGGCCTTTTCGCCCTGGAAGAGGCTCGGTTTCCGATCCTCGGTCTTGTAAAGGTCGTTCGGAAACACCGCCTTGCGCTTTTCCCCGGCGAGGAAGAGGACCATGTTGGGTTCCTCAATTCCGAGGATTTCGGCCCGGCGGCGTTGTTGGTAGACGTTGAGGAATTCGACATCAATGCTGGCCGCCGGGTTGTTGCGGGTGGCGTAGGAAAACTCGCGGAGGACGGCGCGGACCTCGCGGTACATGCGCTCCATTTCGGGTTCGCCTTCCTCGTCGATCAGGGTGACGACCACCCGGACCGGTTCCTTGAGTTGCTTGAGGTAGGAAAGGGTCTCGGCAGAGAGGGAATAAACGCGCCCGCGGGTCAGGTCGGTGCGTTCGAAGTATTTCATCCCGAGGAAATTGAGACCGGCGAAGAGGATGATGATCAGGACGGACTGGAGCAGCAGGTTGACCAGCCGGGCAATGCGGTTGGCCTGGAACGACTCCATGGAATCCCGGTGCAGGTGCATGATCGGTCAGGCTCGCGATGAGCGGGTTTCCACTGCGACCACGGCGAAGAAGAGCAGGAGGACGGTCCCGGTCAGGTAGAGCACGAAGGGCCGGCTGTCGATCAGTCCGGCGGTGAAGTCCTCGCTGTGCTGAAAGACCTGGACGTAGTCGACGATCTGATCGAGCAGGGCCGACTTGATTTCGTCGTGGCGGGTGATCTCGATGCTGTAGCGGCCGATCACGAGGGTGAGAAAGACCAGGGCGAAGCCGAGGATGCCTGCGACCAGTTGGCTGCGCGTCAGGGCGCTGGCCAGGATTCCAAGGGCGATGAAGAGGGCGCCGCTGATCGCGATGAAGGTGTAGCCTCCGATGATCGGGCCGGGGTCGAGCAGTCGCGGCTCCTTCGCGAAAGTGTAGAGCACATACTGAAAGCTCAGGGTGGACCCCCAAAGGGCCATGTAGAAAAAGTAGGCGGCGAGAAACTTGGCGAGGACGATCTCGACCGAATTGACCGCCGTGGTCATGAGGGTTTCGATCGTTCCGAGCCGGCGTTCTTCGGCAATGCTCTTCATGGTGAAGAGAGGGACGAGGAAGAAGGCGGGCAGCCAGAAGAGCCGGATGAAGTCAGTCGACGGGGCGGTATCAGTCTGGGTGCGGATGAATTCCGCGAGGAGATCCTGGAAGATGAACCCCATGATCACGAGAAAGAGGAACGCGGCGATGTAGGTGCTGGGGCTGATCAGCAGGACCCGAAGCTCATGGCGAAGGAGGGTGAATAGAGTGCGCATGGTTCAGCTCCCGGTCTTCGTTCCGCTGCGGCGGGGTTCGACCGGATCATCGTGGGAAGGATCACCGTTGCGTTCCGGCAGGAGAGTATCCCAGCTCCGGCGGGTGGCGGCGAGAAAGACCTCCTCGAGTGTCGCCTTGCGTCGGTTGAGGGAGCGCAGCCGGAAGGCGGGATGCTGACCGAGCCGCTGGAGCAGGGTTTCGCCCCAGTCCTCAACGCCGTCTGCCCGGACCCGGGCGAGAAAGAAACCGTCGCGCCCGGGAGGTTCGTGGGATTCGAGGGCGAGGGAATTGTGCAGGCTGGCGAGTTCGGCCTGGAAGGCGGCGGGCTGTCCCTGGATCTCCACCTCGTAAATGGTCCGGTCGATGAATTTCTGCCGGAGCTGTTCAGGGCTGCCCTGGGCCACGATACGGCCTCCGTTGATGATCAGCACCCGGTCACAGGTCATCTCGATCTCCGGAAGAATATGGCTGGAGATCATCATGCTCATGCGGCCGCGAATGCTCTCGATCAATTCGCGGATCATGACGATCTGGTGTGGGTCGAGGCCGATGGTCGGTTCGTCCATGATGATCAGGTCGGGCTCGGCCAGGATGGCATCGGCGATTCCGACCCGTTGGCGGAAGCCCTTGGAGAGCCGGCCGATGATCCGCTTCTGTGCGCGTTTCAGATCGCAGAGTTCGAGCACCGCGTCGATCCGCTCGCGTCGACGCCGACCGTTCAGACCCTTGAGGCGTGCCCGCCAGCTGAGGTATTCACGGACACGGATATCCTCGGGCAGGGGGTTGTTCTCCGGCATGTAGCCGATTCGGCGCTTGGCTTCAGTGGGCCGTGCCGCGACCGGGATGCCACAGACCCGGACCACGCCGGAGGTGGCGGGTTGGAATCCGGTGAGGATCTTCATGGTGGTGCTCTTGCCCGCGCCATTGGGGCCGAGCAGTCCCACGATTTCACCGCGCCGGACCCAGAACGAGACATCGCTCACGGCCATCTTCCGGCCGTAGCGTTTGCAGAGGTGTTCGACTTCGACGGTCAGTTCGGATGATTCCACTTGAAGAGGTGACGGTAAGGGAAGGGCTTGCGGCAGTGAAACCTAAATCTCACGGGCTTTCGGGCGTCCATGAGCACTCATCGGGTGGAATCCGCGATTCTGAGGCAGGGTTCAACAG carries:
- a CDS encoding AsmA-like C-terminal region-containing protein — encoded protein: MPQEKRPGKHVFWWTCGRTLSHCGFLVAYLVNGILLVAAGSLLFTIFSSSVPVPRFVIMALEANLAAEGLGQRIETVEFDSGGRILLKGIQLFSSSYEEPLALIDQALVRIDLYSLLFGRIQASDIKISNGRLLAPSVLSPSGRAGEVLSNLSGSARLAGGGVVIDQLSFNAGQVRAYATGSLQLPESRPAAGPRPGLGTVIAQLIGQIPGILRIQDMITEFENPTIRIHFAPNREEGYEALVDLMADGYRTPDGIALRKLKASIGLTTHRGIIRSIRAEGTVDQAEKPGLAQADSASFHAVWDGLPTRGKPYPSQLEITLGRVSGHGATLHDTILSTQPVPGSPIAFYGSTRLGQEAVDLNGWVDLAQGRATLAISGRAGADWLHLGSAVIGSDITYYADLSGRPVYRAGVDLGPGWKWTEARFEVMAADLLARGVLLDTAYARGRVTPTGVNVDSIEIRQGQTRASMSYSDTFATRDYRFLIRGSMRPIAISGWFGPWWEAFWKDFEVPAQGGVCDLSIHGNWFGIRQTLVTGEVAADDLALKSTRFDHLRTKIFIRPHYFDIFDAIGQRPEGRIEGEFQLLYEAGQRLPIEQHFTAHSTIDLKKAAAIFGPGGIEMLAPYGYEIPPEVDFRGSILRTGEVWNTDIDLDIETEHSFVYEEFPLDSLRAENVRILNKRVELPSIRAGYAGGTLTGNALVDEGRLTFDASLNGAGFQEAITRFGDFLDRNEPARDENPEKRFEDRNPGGILNLSLQAEGELGDFSSYLGEGRLDITEAELGRIHLFGVLSAALQSTMFRFSTLRFTEAHTDFRVDRNEVYFPNLGINGPLAAIKGAGSYDIPTGGVDFQARFYPFDRGRMPVFSLLDTVLNPFSYVFEVKMTGTLSNPKMGISIGGSENTRPFANP
- a CDS encoding DUF4340 domain-containing protein, with product MRTKITLFLLLLVATLGLFIVYIEPEWDAERRFDENRLQILGAEAAEIGYLRITTPNGGSGPELEKVNGSWELTRPVHWPANPFAINRILSQLQFLERETSFPVADIRSSGQSLADFGLDPPEIILTYRTAAGQTRDLKVGRVTDIGNRLYMLAPDGERIHVVNRSLLDSLSISFENLRSNAVFSTPVFEIQSWNLQIRSAGNLRIRLTRRADAWIFETPILARADRAAVETTLGQIVDLKVKSFVGEGSGDLNLLGLVNPDLRLTVEGGTTRQSVLVGNPVPDGGVDEFYAKKEDNPTVFTVEIPFLNTLRTAQVALRERRLLSLEADRLQSIVITRGSDEPVTLQKLENGVWQVVSRGTDQILRTLPGDQETIQRLVDSLLWVQAIPESGFVSDAPSAADLERFGLSVPLWTVEVRARPARSSGKETAGAPAPESITEALLLGAFEGTDTDHLYAKKEGAPFVYLIRSDILRDLRSRPVSYRDRSLLNLPEGARITALKISRFGTNDVAFAAALTSPEASWAASLATLPQETRSAAEALVMSLRNLRSKVFVASEFTPYVLIGGEQRPWTYLLEATIVLAGGSAGSSTPYRLYLAEVSGGSTLLAGAPDLGLLFEAEQGFADAFGVLVFDRHDPGEPPETEPPPADGKPAEPVEGSPVAAPTAPDREAGDTAVPDATPPDQSMETPLPDDPTEGNS
- a CDS encoding GldG family protein, coding for MHLHRDSMESFQANRIARLVNLLLQSVLIIILFAGLNFLGMKYFERTDLTRGRVYSLSAETLSYLKQLKEPVRVVVTLIDEEGEPEMERMYREVRAVLREFSYATRNNPAASIDVEFLNVYQQRRRAEILGIEEPNMVLFLAGEKRKAVFPNDLYKTEDRKPSLFQGEKAFMAAILDVSSNQRPILYFLTGHGEMRLNDVSPLRGMSQLEAALRVRNYEMREIELATSRQVPEDAALVCIVSPQTALQPVEQQALRQYLSAGAGRVFVILDPGKPHGLDDLFFEWGILADDVLVIEADPNYRVEGGDLLVRRLAEHPATQVLVENKIPVLSGPARSVRADPGRPLDDSLTVTELLATSDASWGERNYFGQNTIAFDPNVDLRGPIKLGAVAERRVDSRLGISLPGGRLIVLGTADLLSNNRIGSFGNLTLVLNTITWALGREELLNIPIRNTEKLQLMISQQQLTYTRLGIQLAPPLLVALFGVIVLLRRRN
- a CDS encoding ABC transporter permease subunit, yielding MRTLFTLLRHELRVLLISPSTYIAAFLFLVIMGFIFQDLLAEFIRTQTDTAPSTDFIRLFWLPAFFLVPLFTMKSIAEERRLGTIETLMTTAVNSVEIVLAKFLAAYFFYMALWGSTLSFQYVLYTFAKEPRLLDPGPIIGGYTFIAISGALFIALGILASALTRSQLVAGILGFALVFLTLVIGRYSIEITRHDEIKSALLDQIVDYVQVFQHSEDFTAGLIDSRPFVLYLTGTVLLLFFAVVAVETRSSRA
- a CDS encoding ABC transporter ATP-binding protein, with protein sequence MESSELTVEVEHLCKRYGRKMAVSDVSFWVRRGEIVGLLGPNGAGKSTTMKILTGFQPATSGVVRVCGIPVAARPTEAKRRIGYMPENNPLPEDIRVREYLSWRARLKGLNGRRRRERIDAVLELCDLKRAQKRIIGRLSKGFRQRVGIADAILAEPDLIIMDEPTIGLDPHQIVMIRELIESIRGRMSMMISSHILPEIEMTCDRVLIINGGRIVAQGSPEQLRQKFIDRTIYEVEIQGQPAAFQAELASLHNSLALESHEPPGRDGFFLARVRADGVEDWGETLLQRLGQHPAFRLRSLNRRKATLEEVFLAATRRSWDTLLPERNGDPSHDDPVEPRRSGTKTGS